GAAGATCCCGGACGAGTAAATTCACGCCCGACGTGGAAGCCGGGCTATAGAATTGGCAGCCGAGGGCGGCTGCCCCACATTGGCGATGGAGCACGCATCAGCGTTGCGCTGCCTACCAAGACACCCGGCTGTCGTCAGGCGTATCGACGGATACTCGACGCTAGTGGGCAAGCGCCATTCACTCCGAATCGCACAGGGCCTGCATGAAGATTGCAGTATGCACTCGTGTCAAATTCCGGCCACAAATCCGCGAGAGTATCAGTAGTATGCTGTTATAGGTTATTGACAATTTACGCTTGAATCGCGACAATATTGAGGGGAGTGTTTTCGTACTTTGCAGTAGGCGGGGGCGGCAAGTTTATAGGTATTGCTCGGAGTAGGAGTGCATTACGATGGGAACAAAGGGCAGTGAGACTGGATTCGGCGAAACCGTAAACCGGTTGCTTGGTTGGCATACTGGGCCTCAACACACGAGGCGCAATTATTCCCCGGTCCAGATCCTACTCACTGTAGCGTGTTTCGGGCTCTATGCCGGGCTGACTCACGCTACAGAAGGCGACTACCTCTGGACTTGGCAGGAAGGGACCTCAGTCGGCTGGACAGGCAGCTATTTGACGGCGGATTCTGACGGGAATGTCTATGCTGCGGGAAGTTTCTTCGCAGAGGAAGCCACTGTGTGCAAGCTGGACAGTTTCGGCAGTCTGATCTGGTCCAAGCATTTTGAAGGCAGTGGTTATTGCCAGATCAACGCCATTGCAGTCGAGTCGAGCGGGAACGTCTATGTTACAGGGAAGTTCTCCGAGACTTGGGACTTCGATCCGAGTTCCGGGACGGCCAACCTGACGGCAGCTGGCGAGGGAGATATTTTTGTATCGAAGCTGGACAGTTCGGGTAACTTTGTTTGGGCGAAGAGCACAGGCGGGGACATGCCCGATGAGGCCAATGCCATGGTGGTGGATTCCAGCGGGAACGCCTACATCGCGGGCACCTTCTTCAATACAGTAGACTTTGACCCGGGGCCCGGCACAGCGTACTTGGCGGGAGTAGCTTATGAAGGGTTTGTGTTGAAGTTGGACAGTTCCGGTGGCTTCGTATGGGTCAGACACTTAGACGGCAACACTTCCTTGGTACCCCACGGCATCGTGGTGGATTCCAGTCGGAACGTCTACACCGTGGGCGAATTTAACGGAATAGCAGACTTCGATCCGGGTCCGGGCACCTTCAGCATCTCGGCAACCGGCCTTGCGGACACCTTTGTATCCAAGCTGGATAGTTCGGGCAATTTCGTCTGGGCCAAGAGCATGGGCGGCTCGTGGTTGACCTTCGGCCGTTCCGTGGCGGTGGATGAGAACAGAAACGTCTGTATTGCAGGGTTCTTTCAGGATACCGCCGACTTCGATCCGGGTCCGGGCACGTTTAATATGACGGCGCAAGGCTTTACGAATATCTATGTTGCCAAGCTGAACCTCATGGGCGACTTTGTATGGGCCAGGCAATTTGTCGGGGCCAACCAATCGGAAGGCAGCTCCGTTACCGTGGATTCTAGCGGAAGCGTCTATACCACGGGCTACTTTCGCGGGACCGTCGATTTCGATCCGGGTCTAGGCGCGTATAATCTGACGGCGACTGGCCACGCGAACGTCTTCCTGTCCAAGCTTACTAGTTCCGGAAGTTTTGGCTGGGCTAAGCAGTTTGGCGGAAGCGGCACCTCCACAGGTGCCTATGCGCATTATTCTGCCGCCCTCAATTTGGACGGATACATTTACACAACGGGCGTCTTTAATGGAACGGTCGACTTCGATCCGGGTCCCGGCACGGCGAACCTGACAGCGGAAGGCGGCGAAGCGGTATTCGTAACCAAACTGGCTGGACCTCCGCCCGCCGTCGATTTAATTCAGTTTGAGAGCGCCGCGGGTTCTACGGCGACGTTTACGGTTACCTTTGACCAGTGTGTGAGTGGCGTGGACATTTCGAGCTTCGCGCTTAGCACCACCGGGGCAGTCTCAGGAGCATCGGTATTAACCGTCGATGGTTCCTGTGATACGTATACCGTTACCGTTGATGCAGGCACGGGTGCCGGAACCATTCGCCTCGACTTGTTAGACGACGATTCGATATCGGCCATAGAGGGGGCAGGCCCCTTGGGTGGAGTCGGCGCGGGGAACGGTTCCACCACATCCGGACAAGTATTCGACACCGAAACTGGTGAACTGGTGGCCCCCCTGCAGGCGTGGCCGATTGCAGTTGTCCTGATGGCAGTTGGCGCGTTTGCGTTGTACCGTGGTCGCAGAAGACTAGGTCGCCCATGCTAGGAAGCCGAGAGGGCGTCTGGCAAGCCTGATAGCGCGAGGGGAGTCCGGCGAATCCACACGAGCCATGGGATAGCAATCCCCTGCGCTTGATATGGGCGTGCGCGATTCCCCAGTCCCGGCGGAATTTGCCGGCAATGATCAGAAGCGTGTGAGCAAACGCCCCCCGTGCGTGTTCCTGGTGGACCGCAAATTGCAGAGACTAAAACGATGAGCGACTGTCTTGGGGGAACAGTCTGTATGGGAATCAGAATGCCGACTGGGCACGCAATGCCTCTTTAGTGCGAACTTCCTGTAAGCGGTGCACCGCAAAAGCTGCAAAAAGCACCCAGGTCCTTCAGTTTCGCACCGCACTTTGAACATGTCATTGCGGTTACAAAAAGTGGAGAGCTGAAGTCGAACCCAATCAGACGCACGCTCGATTCAGTCTTCAGAAATGTCAATTTCACAATGGCGGTCCCGTTAGTGAATTCACACTCATACGTAGCAACTGTTGTTCGACTCCCAAGAGTCGAGGCAACAAATGCTCCCCGTCTGGTGTGAGCCGTACAATTCCCGAGAACATCGTGCGCATTCTTCAAGAGTGTTACGATCTGATCCTTCCTAGTTTCTTTCTTTAGAAAACTAGAGGCCTGCTCGTAGATCTCAGCGTACTCTTGCTTGTTATAGCGGTCAAAAAAGTCATCTGCCAAAGGCTCGACCGCCCGACCGCCCAAGTATAAGAATGCCCCGCATCCGCCCACGATAGTCGCAATCAGCAACACGAAGCCAACACACCCGAATGTGGCGATAACGAGCGTACTTTGCGCGGTTTCGTCCCTCTTGATTCGCGGCACCCCCACGTCGACGCGTTGACTTGCGTTATCCATGAGATGAGTATAGGCCAAGAATACTACAGCCGATCAAATCCGCACCGCTCTTGGGTAGCCGTCGCCGATACTGGCTTTAGGCGCGTTCGATTCCCACACGCCGGGGATGTCGTTTCCACAGCGGGGGCATTCGCGTCCTCGCATCTTGTTCTCAAGGACCAGAAAACCGTGCCGGCGGATGAGCAGCTCATCGCAGGAAGGGCAGTAGGTGTTTTCTCGGTCCCCGACCATTCCGGGGAGGTTTCCTGGATAGACGAAATGTAGTCCCGCTTCTTTGCCTGCGTGATAGGCGCGTTCCAGCTCACGCACAGTGGTCCGCGGCGGTTCGGTCATCTTGTAGTCGGGATGAAAGGCCGTGACGTGCCACGGGATATCCGGCGAGACTCCAGCGAGAAACTTGGCCATGCTTTTCAGTTCTTCGTCGTTGTCGTTAAACCCCGGAACGATGAGCGTCACAACTTCCACCCAGAAGTCCATGGACTTCAGCCTTTCGATGGTATCGCAGACATTCTTAAGAACGCCGCCAAGCTTGCGGTAGTTCTTGTCGTTGAACCCCTTCAAGTCGACCTTGTAGAGGCTGACAAAGGGTTGAAGGTACGACAAGACCTCGGGTGTTGCGTTCCCATTGCTCACGTACCCGCAGACCATGCCTTCTGCCCGGGCTTCCTCGAACACGCTTACCGCCCATTCGGACGTGATGAGCGGTTCGTTGTACGTGCTGACCACAACAGGGGTGCAGTATCGCTTTCCCAGCGTCGCCAATTCCTCGGCTTCACACACTTTTGGCAGTGCCACGGCTGCGTCGTCGCGGAGTGCCTGACTGGTGACCCAGTTCTGGCAGTATCCGCAATGGAAATCGCATCCCAGCATCCCAAATGAAAGGGCGTCACGTCCTGGGTAGGCATGGAAGAAGGGCTTTTTCTCGATGGGGTCTATCTGCAAGCCCGCGACGTAGCCGCCCGGCACCCGCAGCTTGCCGCGTTCGTTAAAGCGGACCCGGCAGATACCCGCTTTCCCTTCTTTGATTAGACAACGATGTCCGCACGCGACGCACCGGATTGCTCCGTCAGCCTCATGGAGGGCCAGTTCTGGCGCGGCTCCCATCGTCTTGCCGCTTAGTAGATCTTTCAGTCCGACTTGAACCGACATGACCACCTCCAGCCCCGGCATGCCATGACAGATGCCCGCTCCGGTGACTATGCGTCGCCGTTGCCTGGCGCGGGGTCTAGCAATGAGCGCTTATTCTCCACAGACTTGTATTCATCCGCCGAGGCCAACGGCTCCTTCTTCATCGTGATGGTGGGCCATTCCTTGGAAAAACGGGCATTGAGGTCAACGTATTCGCGCCATTTCTCCGGCAACGATTCCTCGGGGTAAATCGCGTTCACGGGGCACTGATCCACGCACGCTCCGCAATCGATGCATTCGTCAGGGTCAATAACTAGACAATTGGCCCCTTCGTGGAAGCACATGACCGGACAAATGGCGACGCAATCCACGTACTTACACCGAATACAAGGCTCCGCGACGATATACGCCATTGCCTTCTCTCCCCTCTATTGTAGCACTCCAAGTCCCCCGACTCTCGGCCTACGGAATCTCGACTTTAACGTCTTCTCCGTCAATGACCACCTTGTATCGGCACACGCCGTCATGGTCGCTGCCATCCTGGTACGTTACATCGAAACTCCACCCATGCCACGGGCAAGTCACCTCGGTACCTTCGATCCACCCGTCAGACAGCGGCCCGCCCGCGTGAGGGCACATATCGCTGATGGCGTAAATCGTTCCCCCCGCATTGAATAGCGCAATGCGATCATTGCCGTGCTTGACGCAGATCCCCTCGCCCTCCGGAATGTCCTTTTTCTCCGCAACCTTGATAAGTTCACTCACGATTCGTACTCCGCTCTTAGTTCTGCCTGATTCTATGTCACGAAAACTGGGGTCCGTCGGGCGCAAAGTCTACGCTTGGGGTGGGCTGGCGTCAAGACTTCGCGCACCGGAAACAAAACTGGTTTGCCCTGTGTTAACTCTCCGAACAACAACCGGGACAAACAAAAAGTATCCCGAAAAGAACGGACCGTGAAGGAGGGCCAAAATGCCGTATTCGTTGCCACCGCTTCCCTACGCGTTTGACGCGCTTGAGCCTCATATCGATGCAAAGACCATGGAGATTCACCATGGAAAGCATCACCAAACGTACATTACCAATGTCAACACGGCGCTTGAAGGCACCGGTCTCGACAGCAAATCGGTTGAGGATTTGTTGAAGAGTATTGCCAACGTCCCTGAAGCCAAGCGCCAGGTGGTGATCAACAACGGTGGTGGGCACGCGAATCACACGCTGTTCTGGCAGATCATGGGCCCGAACGCGGGTGGCGAGCCTAAGGGAAAGATTGGCGATGCCATCAAGTCTGACTTGGGTGGCTTCGATGCGTTCAAGGATGCGTTCACGAAGGCGGGTCTCACGCGTTTTGGCAGCGGTTGGGCCTGGTTGGCCGTGGGTGATGGCGGCAAGCTGCAGGTATTGAGCACCGCGAATCAGGATAGCCCGCTTCTCCAGGGGCTTACTCCAGTTCTCGGTATGGACGTGTGGGAACACGCGTATTACCTGAAGTACCAGAACCGCCGCGCCGACTACATCTCCGCGTTCTACGAGGTGATCAATTGGTCGAAAGTCGATGAGATTTACGTAGCCGCAACCAAGTAGCTTCTCGAGGAATCCCCCTCTTCCTCCTCCCCTTGGCCGGACTATCCCCTCGATAGTCCGGCCGCGCCCTTTTTGGTCAGCATTGTTCGTTGGCGCGGAATGCTCGCGTGGATGTTCTACTTGTTTTCGGAAGTGCCTTCAGACGCTTTATTACCCACCTCTCGCTCGTATTCCAGGGCGTGGTGTTCCTTGAAGTCTTCTTCCGTGATCTTTCCGGTAATCCACGACCAGTTCATTGGATAGGTGACCGGATCGAGAATCATGTAATAGAAGTGCCAGATGACGATCGTTCCAACGGCAAGCCACGCTTCGTAGAAGTGAATCAAAGCAATGATGTCGAGGACGATCTTCGGGAAATGCTTGAGGAAATCGTTGGCAAACCACATCGCGAGGCCGGTTACTCCCATGAGCACCGATCCCCACATCATTCCCCAGTACTCCATCTTCTCGCTGTAACTGTAGCGGTCGTACTTGGGACCGTGCGGGGCAAGGCCAAGGGTGAACTTCATATTGGCAATCACATCCTTGACGTCCTTGAACTTGGGCAACATCGCCCAAAGCTCTCTTCTTCCGTACGGACGCAGCAGCGTATGCAGAGCATGGACGATGATGAGCCCGATCAGGACGGCGCCGGCGACGCGGTGAACCAGTCCTCGCGTCTCGAGACTCGCGTCTCCGAAGAACCACATCTTCAACCACCAGACATCGGGATAGCGGAGGGCGAATCCGGAAATAGCCAGCGCCACAAACGATACCGTCAGAATGAAGTGACCGACCGTTTGTCCCGTTGAGAACCGTCGATAGGTGCCGACGCCGCTGATTTCCTTTCGGAACTTGATGAAGACATGTCGAAGCATCAGCAGGGAATTGTGTATGACCATTCCGCCGAGAAGCAGTGCAATTGCCCAAAGGTATACCAACCGGACGATTCCCAGGGCCTTTTGTCCCGGGTCCGTGGGCATGATATGAACGGGGCCTTCCGCGAAGTTGGGTCCGGCATTCTCGTGGCACTTTCCGCAGGTTTGCGGCAAGTTCGCTTTGTTGGTCGACGACGTGGGATCGCTGGCAGGAAGGATGTTGTGCGCGCCGTGGCAACTGGCGCAGCTTGCCACCACCTTCGATCCGGCGGCACTGGCCATACCGTGGTAACTGTCCATGTAACTGGCTTGACGCCAGACCGTGATGCCGTATCGCTCCATCTTCTTTTCGTCGTCATGGCAACTCGGGCAAGTGCTGCGCGAGACCTCTTGCTGGCTGACTGCTGACCCTTCCGCTTCAGGGCCTTGGTTGTCATGTTCGCCGTGACAATCCACACAGGTCGGCGCATCCTTGATGCCAGCCTGAAGGGCCTTACCATGAATGCTCGCATCGAATTCCGCGGTCTCTTTGACGTGGCATTTACCGCAGGTCTTCGG
This genomic stretch from Candidatus Hydrogenedentota bacterium harbors:
- a CDS encoding SBBP repeat-containing protein, producing the protein MGTKGSETGFGETVNRLLGWHTGPQHTRRNYSPVQILLTVACFGLYAGLTHATEGDYLWTWQEGTSVGWTGSYLTADSDGNVYAAGSFFAEEATVCKLDSFGSLIWSKHFEGSGYCQINAIAVESSGNVYVTGKFSETWDFDPSSGTANLTAAGEGDIFVSKLDSSGNFVWAKSTGGDMPDEANAMVVDSSGNAYIAGTFFNTVDFDPGPGTAYLAGVAYEGFVLKLDSSGGFVWVRHLDGNTSLVPHGIVVDSSRNVYTVGEFNGIADFDPGPGTFSISATGLADTFVSKLDSSGNFVWAKSMGGSWLTFGRSVAVDENRNVCIAGFFQDTADFDPGPGTFNMTAQGFTNIYVAKLNLMGDFVWARQFVGANQSEGSSVTVDSSGSVYTTGYFRGTVDFDPGLGAYNLTATGHANVFLSKLTSSGSFGWAKQFGGSGTSTGAYAHYSAALNLDGYIYTTGVFNGTVDFDPGPGTANLTAEGGEAVFVTKLAGPPPAVDLIQFESAAGSTATFTVTFDQCVSGVDISSFALSTTGAVSGASVLTVDGSCDTYTVTVDAGTGAGTIRLDLLDDDSISAIEGAGPLGGVGAGNGSTTSGQVFDTETGELVAPLQAWPIAVVLMAVGAFALYRGRRRLGRPC
- the amrS gene encoding AmmeMemoRadiSam system radical SAM enzyme, whose protein sequence is MGAAPELALHEADGAIRCVACGHRCLIKEGKAGICRVRFNERGKLRVPGGYVAGLQIDPIEKKPFFHAYPGRDALSFGMLGCDFHCGYCQNWVTSQALRDDAAVALPKVCEAEELATLGKRYCTPVVVSTYNEPLITSEWAVSVFEEARAEGMVCGYVSNGNATPEVLSYLQPFVSLYKVDLKGFNDKNYRKLGGVLKNVCDTIERLKSMDFWVEVVTLIVPGFNDNDEELKSMAKFLAGVSPDIPWHVTAFHPDYKMTEPPRTTVRELERAYHAGKEAGLHFVYPGNLPGMVGDRENTYCPSCDELLIRRHGFLVLENKMRGRECPRCGNDIPGVWESNAPKASIGDGYPRAVRI
- a CDS encoding ferredoxin family protein, with protein sequence MAYIVAEPCIRCKYVDCVAICPVMCFHEGANCLVIDPDECIDCGACVDQCPVNAIYPEESLPEKWREYVDLNARFSKEWPTITMKKEPLASADEYKSVENKRSLLDPAPGNGDA
- a CDS encoding Rieske (2Fe-2S) protein is translated as MSELIKVAEKKDIPEGEGICVKHGNDRIALFNAGGTIYAISDMCPHAGGPLSDGWIEGTEVTCPWHGWSFDVTYQDGSDHDGVCRYKVVIDGEDVKVEIP
- a CDS encoding superoxide dismutase, coding for MPYSLPPLPYAFDALEPHIDAKTMEIHHGKHHQTYITNVNTALEGTGLDSKSVEDLLKSIANVPEAKRQVVINNGGGHANHTLFWQIMGPNAGGEPKGKIGDAIKSDLGGFDAFKDAFTKAGLTRFGSGWAWLAVGDGGKLQVLSTANQDSPLLQGLTPVLGMDVWEHAYYLKYQNRRADYISAFYEVINWSKVDEIYVAATK
- a CDS encoding cytochrome b/b6 domain-containing protein — encoded protein: MNLKNGRKRVTLIRVSLLAGLCCLTLGGGLLLGEKGEGGIVFAQTTAETSSQPAGVAPAGEAAPEAPALEAPAPAPEETPASDSEPVDCYVCHGDPSLSATNPDGSARSLYIDKEAFSQLTHGGLDCVMCHTDATETPHNPELADVNCGECHTEEMEQYQGSLHAVALRNGDHDAASCKDCHGVHDMRPSTDPLSRTHPSRLVETCGVCHSDREKMKKHMVSVMQPSDSYMKSAHARALASGKHAATCVECHGTHDLKTSQDSTSPIARMNIPKTCGKCHVKETAEFDASIHGKALQAGIKDAPTCVDCHGEHDNQGPEAEGSAVSQQEVSRSTCPSCHDDEKKMERYGITVWRQASYMDSYHGMASAAGSKVVASCASCHGAHNILPASDPTSSTNKANLPQTCGKCHENAGPNFAEGPVHIMPTDPGQKALGIVRLVYLWAIALLLGGMVIHNSLLMLRHVFIKFRKEISGVGTYRRFSTGQTVGHFILTVSFVALAISGFALRYPDVWWLKMWFFGDASLETRGLVHRVAGAVLIGLIIVHALHTLLRPYGRRELWAMLPKFKDVKDVIANMKFTLGLAPHGPKYDRYSYSEKMEYWGMMWGSVLMGVTGLAMWFANDFLKHFPKIVLDIIALIHFYEAWLAVGTIVIWHFYYMILDPVTYPMNWSWITGKITEEDFKEHHALEYEREVGNKASEGTSENK